Proteins encoded within one genomic window of Synechococcus sp. PCC 7335:
- a CDS encoding pentapeptide repeat-containing protein, translating to MQLHDVLRLYEEGFRDFIGLSLVGIDFSSRILVGVDFSNSDLSGANFSRTFLTNANFTRANLSQTNLQFAKLSDACLSHATLTKANLQGAFCVRSDLTEVSASGANMSHINLRDAKLTGANLSGVALTGANLRNADLSTANLAWTGMKGVRLIGGAIAQTIFTGTNLTQASLNGLNFDGMSLSGVDFSEARLRGASFQRADLTATNFREASLENSNFRWAQLAGADFTQAHLHHARFAQADLRRVDLDQHNWREADLSGAYLQELGLVRMQMASAC from the coding sequence ATGCAACTACATGATGTTCTACGTCTCTACGAAGAGGGTTTTCGAGACTTTATAGGTCTATCTTTAGTAGGGATAGATTTTAGTTCTCGCATCCTGGTAGGCGTCGACTTTTCTAATTCAGATCTAAGCGGTGCTAACTTTAGCCGCACTTTTCTAACAAACGCCAACTTTACACGCGCCAATCTCAGCCAGACCAACTTACAATTTGCTAAGCTCAGCGACGCCTGTCTCTCGCACGCCACATTAACAAAAGCCAATTTGCAAGGCGCGTTTTGTGTTCGTTCAGATCTAACTGAGGTTAGCGCCAGCGGTGCTAACATGAGCCACATTAACCTACGCGATGCCAAGCTGACTGGGGCCAACCTAAGCGGGGTAGCTCTGACAGGTGCTAACTTACGTAACGCAGACCTTTCGACCGCGAATCTAGCTTGGACAGGAATGAAAGGCGTGCGGCTAATTGGGGGCGCGATCGCCCAAACCATCTTCACCGGCACCAACCTTACCCAGGCTTCCTTGAATGGTCTAAACTTCGATGGGATGTCTCTTAGCGGCGTAGACTTTAGTGAAGCTCGTCTACGAGGCGCTAGCTTCCAGCGGGCCGATTTAACCGCTACCAACTTCCGCGAAGCCAGCTTAGAAAACAGTAACTTTAGGTGGGCACAGCTAGCAGGCGCAGACTTTACTCAGGCTCATTTGCATCATGCTAGGTTTGCCCAAGCCGATCTTCGCCGCGTCGACCTCGACCAGCACAATTGGAGAGAGGCCGATCTTTCAGGTGCCTATTTGCAAGAGCTTGGACTTGTGCGCATGCAAATGGCAAGTGCCTGCTAA
- a CDS encoding cupin encodes MARSQDYRSVLIPFRSYMENWLVTDNGTCTNFGNIETEHPKRTYRMYRFLTEMEDILEREPDDAKRVQAIIPLVRKLLISSYWLQMEYKEPSEKTGWAVNFLYREHEYPLTVQMVTWAPGTKSTIHNHATWGIVAMVGGQEKNTFWKQDDSNAKAISKVGEQVLYPGDIIGFTGNAVHQVAPLGEEPTVSFNLYGITDRSRRYKYDEQTLEASKF; translated from the coding sequence GTGGCAAGATCTCAGGACTACCGTTCTGTTCTCATACCGTTTCGTTCTTATATGGAAAACTGGCTAGTCACTGACAACGGCACCTGTACCAATTTCGGCAACATCGAGACCGAACATCCAAAACGAACCTATCGGATGTATCGCTTCTTGACAGAGATGGAAGATATTTTAGAGCGCGAACCTGACGATGCTAAGCGAGTTCAAGCCATTATCCCACTAGTGCGTAAGCTACTAATTAGCTCTTACTGGCTACAGATGGAGTACAAAGAGCCAAGCGAAAAAACTGGCTGGGCGGTGAATTTTCTCTATCGAGAGCATGAATATCCTTTGACAGTGCAGATGGTGACATGGGCACCGGGTACGAAATCTACTATTCACAACCATGCCACTTGGGGAATCGTGGCAATGGTTGGTGGACAGGAGAAAAACACGTTTTGGAAGCAAGACGACTCAAACGCCAAAGCTATTTCAAAAGTGGGCGAACAAGTTCTCTATCCAGGTGACATTATTGGCTTTACAGGCAATGCGGTTCATCAAGTGGCTCCTCTAGGAGAAGAGCCTACTGTTTCATTCAACTTATATGGCATCACCGATCGCAGCCGTCGATATAAATATGACGAGCAGACACTCGAGGCTTCTAAGTTCTAG
- a CDS encoding alpha/beta hydrolase: protein MKILSLLQRRFLKHHSIVGFGIAAALGLLNATLIALPAQSAERIQFFVGPFEPTVYVDDLETFAKTGNIEPRLASFINRLDADQKASLRAFLNARYDISPIPVSQFTYSFLGEQLLQRAGQVIQTDSYLNGMKAIRASLILAAADEAGFTTINVMRQFPTDTIQLDFRLARKIAREGQQIFVERDEVVSKINQVAQAKASTQPKPLSANDPQRKGPYAWQVETITFQNSGRLESSQADVYAPISTTAEPDSIPVIVISHGVASDRRTFSYLAEHLASHGYGVVALEHTETSAEKLVRFFWGQDKAPDPIDLLLRPQDITAALDTLTDWQNSSRPPNVHQDVNQAVRNFNLKSVGLLGQSLGGYTVLAAAGAAIDWPFLSADCEMLPERPSLNLSMFVQCSLLQIPRNTPLEVADPRVAAVIALNPLASSIFGRSGIQQVEVPVMLVAGTDDYVAPALLEQIEPFSWLETTYKHLVIMERGTHFSFLDRENGSVVPFSDTFTGPNPQRARPQVQALSLAFFNQHLKKISEADMYLTQRYLNTFPTEPFKFTLVDELPE from the coding sequence ATGAAGATTCTTTCTTTGCTTCAACGTCGTTTTTTAAAACATCACAGTATTGTCGGCTTTGGTATTGCTGCGGCCCTAGGTCTGCTTAATGCTACGCTAATTGCTCTTCCAGCTCAAAGCGCCGAGAGAATTCAATTTTTTGTTGGTCCGTTTGAGCCCACTGTTTATGTAGACGATCTAGAAACCTTTGCTAAAACAGGAAATATTGAGCCTAGGCTAGCTTCTTTCATCAATCGCCTTGACGCAGATCAAAAAGCCAGCCTACGGGCTTTTCTCAATGCTAGATACGATATCAGTCCGATTCCGGTTTCGCAGTTTACCTACTCTTTCCTTGGTGAACAGCTATTGCAAAGAGCAGGACAGGTCATTCAAACAGATAGCTATCTAAACGGGATGAAAGCAATTCGCGCATCGCTGATTCTCGCTGCGGCTGATGAAGCTGGTTTCACCACCATCAACGTCATGAGACAGTTTCCAACCGATACCATTCAGCTCGATTTTCGTCTGGCTAGAAAGATAGCCAGAGAAGGCCAGCAAATCTTCGTTGAGCGAGACGAAGTTGTCAGTAAAATCAACCAGGTAGCTCAAGCGAAAGCCTCTACTCAACCAAAGCCGCTATCCGCTAACGATCCTCAGCGCAAAGGCCCTTATGCTTGGCAAGTTGAGACTATCACCTTCCAAAACTCCGGTCGCTTAGAGTCATCTCAGGCTGATGTCTATGCGCCTATATCTACTACCGCCGAACCCGACAGCATTCCAGTCATTGTCATTTCACATGGCGTTGCTTCAGATAGAAGAACATTCAGCTACCTGGCAGAGCATTTAGCATCTCATGGCTATGGGGTAGTAGCACTTGAGCACACAGAGACTAGTGCTGAAAAGCTGGTTCGCTTTTTTTGGGGTCAAGACAAAGCACCCGATCCCATTGATTTGCTGCTGAGACCGCAGGATATTACAGCAGCGTTAGATACCCTAACAGACTGGCAGAATAGTTCTAGGCCGCCTAATGTCCATCAAGATGTCAATCAGGCGGTAAGAAACTTTAATCTCAAATCTGTAGGACTTTTAGGTCAATCTTTGGGTGGCTATACAGTACTAGCTGCTGCAGGAGCAGCGATTGACTGGCCTTTTCTATCCGCAGATTGCGAAATGCTCCCAGAGCGTCCCTCTTTAAACCTTTCCATGTTTGTACAGTGCAGTCTATTGCAAATTCCTCGCAATACGCCTCTAGAGGTAGCAGATCCTAGAGTTGCCGCTGTGATTGCACTCAATCCATTAGCTAGTTCTATCTTTGGGCGCTCGGGTATCCAGCAGGTGGAAGTACCCGTGATGCTAGTAGCAGGCACCGACGACTATGTTGCACCCGCTCTGCTAGAACAAATTGAGCCGTTTAGCTGGCTAGAAACTACGTACAAGCACTTGGTGATCATGGAAAGAGGAACTCACTTCTCTTTCCTAGATAGAGAAAACGGTAGCGTTGTCCCCTTCTCAGATACGTTCACGGGCCCAAATCCTCAGCGGGCAAGACCTCAAGTTCAAGCACTCAGCCTAGCTTTTTTCAATCAACATCTGAAGAAGATATCAGAAGCGGATATGTACTTAACTCAGCGCTACCTAAACACATTTCCAACCGAGCCTTTTAAATTTACTTTGGTAGATGAGCTACCTGAATGA
- a CDS encoding pyridoxamine 5'-phosphate oxidase family protein — protein MNSGWTRKSSPFHAGEQEVQARVGVRSKIEKVGRRMVRDYLVEQHREFYRLLPCLIVGTVDTQGHPWVSLLAGRPGFITSPDAYHLKIAAQPIFGSPIVSQWHAGIDIGILGILPKTRRRNRVTGRIIAADDDGMSVEVAQSFGNCPQYIQTREIEILSDISTPQQRRQIEQGDRLDKKAETLITQSDTFFIATAYSTPSDESKMHSQETNPVFGADVSHRGGKPGFIRVDNHKTLTFPDFAGNLIFNTIGNILMNPKTGLLFIDFQTRDLLYLTGSAEVIWEGEEVESFFGAERLIRCEIESWRRVGCSLPLQFEFGEYSPSLHMTGCWK, from the coding sequence ATGAATTCAGGTTGGACGCGTAAGAGCTCTCCTTTTCATGCAGGTGAACAAGAGGTGCAGGCTCGCGTAGGTGTACGTAGCAAGATTGAGAAGGTGGGACGGCGTATGGTTCGTGACTACCTAGTAGAACAACACCGGGAATTTTATCGTCTTCTACCTTGTCTCATAGTAGGTACTGTAGATACACAAGGTCACCCTTGGGTCTCGCTATTGGCTGGGAGGCCAGGGTTTATTACATCACCTGACGCTTATCATCTGAAGATAGCAGCGCAACCGATTTTTGGCTCGCCGATAGTTTCTCAATGGCATGCAGGAATTGATATTGGCATATTAGGAATCTTGCCAAAAACCCGTCGCCGTAATCGTGTGACAGGAAGAATCATTGCCGCAGATGACGATGGAATGAGCGTAGAGGTCGCGCAGTCCTTTGGTAACTGTCCTCAGTATATTCAGACACGCGAGATAGAAATACTCTCCGACATCTCGACTCCTCAGCAACGGAGGCAAATTGAGCAGGGCGATCGCCTAGATAAAAAGGCTGAGACTCTGATCACTCAGTCGGATACGTTCTTCATTGCTACGGCTTATAGCACTCCTTCCGATGAAAGCAAAATGCATTCTCAGGAAACCAACCCTGTATTCGGCGCAGATGTTTCGCACAGAGGCGGCAAGCCTGGTTTTATTCGCGTCGACAACCATAAAACTCTCACATTTCCCGATTTTGCAGGTAATCTGATTTTTAATACGATTGGCAACATTCTAATGAATCCTAAGACAGGATTGTTATTCATAGACTTTCAGACAAGAGATCTGCTCTATTTAACCGGGAGCGCTGAGGTAATTTGGGAAGGTGAAGAAGTCGAGTCTTTTTTTGGTGCAGAGCGACTAATCCGTTGCGAGATAGAATCGTGGCGAAGGGTAGGGTGTAGTTTGCCGCTGCAATTCGAATTTGGAGAATACTCTCCTTCTCTTCATATGACCGGATGCTGGAAATAG
- a CDS encoding VOC family protein encodes MSITQGAHHIGFTVPDIAATRDFFVDVLQFKQIHEKPDYPAVFVSDGTIVLTLWQASDPSNVVPFDRKNNIGLHHFSLRVESLETLWSMHHTLKSRAGVVIEFAPEPDSGGPSHHMMFYIPGGIRMELFCPST; translated from the coding sequence ATGTCAATCACTCAGGGTGCCCACCATATTGGCTTTACTGTTCCAGACATTGCAGCAACGCGAGATTTCTTTGTCGATGTGTTGCAGTTCAAACAGATTCATGAGAAGCCTGATTATCCCGCTGTTTTTGTGTCTGACGGTACAATCGTGCTGACGCTGTGGCAAGCAAGCGATCCGAGTAATGTTGTTCCCTTTGATCGTAAGAATAATATTGGATTGCATCATTTTTCCCTAAGAGTAGAGAGCCTTGAGACGCTCTGGTCAATGCACCACACCTTGAAGAGCAGGGCTGGGGTAGTCATTGAGTTTGCGCCTGAACCCGATAGTGGTGGACCTAGTCACCATATGATGTTCTACATTCCAGGCGGTATTCGCATGGAACTCTTTTGCCCTTCTACATAG
- a CDS encoding NAD(P)/FAD-dependent oxidoreductase, with amino-acid sequence MIDTVVMGAGPAGLTAAYELAKHGKSSVVLEQADKVGGISRTETYKGYRFDIGGHRFFTKVGEVQEIWKEILGDEFIQVPRLSRIYYRGKFFDYPLSIGSTLTNLGALDSSMIILSYLKSKINGKLNPGPEAENLEDWVIERFGDRLYRTFFKSYTEKVWGIPCNKIQAEWAAQRIKGLSLKKAVINAAFGSNDTKTLIKEFDYPIYGPGMMWERCQEILESKGSPVQMETRVAKVKHDGKNVQSVTVQKKGGETAELTGDSYVSSIPITALVRNMDPAPPEPVLKAASGLKYRDFLIVPLVIDLEDIFPDNWIYIHSPQFKVGRIQNFKNWSMAMVPDPSKTCVGMEYFCSEGDSLWEMSDEALIKQAGEEIVGLGLVPDLKFVQDGTVIRQKKAYPVYDGEYRQHLDVIQKYLDQFENFRTYAYLKKLIVLE; translated from the coding sequence ATGATCGATACAGTAGTAATGGGTGCGGGTCCCGCCGGTTTGACAGCAGCCTATGAGTTAGCAAAGCACGGAAAATCTTCTGTTGTCCTAGAGCAGGCTGACAAAGTTGGTGGGATTTCTCGGACAGAAACCTACAAAGGGTATCGGTTTGATATTGGCGGACATCGTTTCTTCACCAAAGTGGGTGAGGTTCAAGAGATTTGGAAGGAAATCTTAGGTGACGAGTTCATCCAAGTGCCTCGGCTCTCGCGAATTTACTATCGAGGCAAGTTCTTCGACTATCCGTTGTCAATTGGTAGCACATTGACGAATTTGGGCGCGCTCGATAGCAGTATGATCATTCTTAGCTACCTAAAGTCTAAGATCAACGGTAAGCTAAATCCCGGACCAGAAGCAGAAAATTTAGAAGACTGGGTAATAGAGAGGTTCGGTGATCGCTTATACAGAACCTTCTTTAAGTCTTATACAGAGAAAGTTTGGGGAATCCCATGTAATAAAATTCAAGCAGAGTGGGCTGCGCAGAGAATTAAAGGTCTTTCTTTGAAGAAAGCGGTAATCAACGCTGCTTTCGGCAGTAATGATACTAAGACACTAATCAAGGAGTTTGATTACCCTATTTATGGCCCTGGTATGATGTGGGAACGTTGCCAGGAAATTCTAGAGAGTAAAGGCTCGCCTGTGCAAATGGAAACGCGCGTGGCTAAAGTGAAGCATGACGGCAAGAACGTTCAAAGCGTCACCGTCCAGAAAAAGGGTGGTGAAACCGCTGAACTGACAGGTGACAGCTATGTTTCTAGTATTCCGATCACTGCCTTAGTACGAAACATGGACCCAGCTCCACCTGAGCCCGTTTTGAAAGCTGCTAGTGGGCTAAAGTACCGTGACTTTTTGATTGTCCCCTTGGTAATAGATCTAGAAGATATTTTCCCAGATAACTGGATCTACATTCATAGTCCTCAGTTCAAGGTAGGACGGATTCAAAACTTTAAGAACTGGAGCATGGCAATGGTTCCAGATCCTAGCAAGACCTGTGTTGGCATGGAGTACTTCTGTAGTGAAGGCGACAGCCTATGGGAGATGTCCGATGAGGCCTTGATCAAGCAGGCAGGTGAAGAGATTGTTGGATTGGGTCTAGTGCCTGACCTCAAGTTTGTACAAGATGGCACCGTGATTCGTCAAAAGAAAGCGTATCCTGTCTACGATGGAGAGTATCGTCAGCATTTGGATGTCATTCAGAAGTACTTAGACCAGTTTGAAAACTTTAGGACTTACGCATATCTCAAAAAGCTGATAGTTTTAGAGTAA
- a CDS encoding glycosyltransferase family 2 protein: MMESYSEQKPSLSIIIPVHNGGESFRKSLRSISKWRANAEVIIVADGESDGSWRLVEEYGFKLILLPECGGPARARNIGAKAASADLLFFTDADVEIHPVTVPRIIYAFQESPELSALIGSYDDSPGAENFLSQYKNLFHHYTHQTSSEEASTFWGACGAIRKDIFLSLGGFTESYQKPCIEDIELGYRLRQAGHRIALCKHIQVKHLKKWTPFTLLRAEVFYRALPWMALLLKIRQDHPQQYRRFASDLNLKWSSRLSVLLVACLCLSAVLSVQWSVLISIALLSGLLLLAINWSVYRFFYRKRGFWFALGVVPWHWLYFLYSGLAFIVGVSRHHLARHMPARQMSPT, translated from the coding sequence ATGATGGAATCGTATTCCGAGCAAAAACCATCACTGTCTATTATCATTCCTGTACACAACGGAGGAGAAAGTTTCCGAAAGTCTCTTAGGAGTATTAGCAAATGGCGAGCTAATGCTGAAGTTATCATTGTCGCCGATGGAGAGTCTGATGGCAGCTGGCGGCTAGTTGAAGAGTACGGGTTTAAGCTAATTCTACTGCCAGAGTGTGGCGGCCCGGCTAGGGCAAGAAACATTGGCGCCAAAGCTGCCTCTGCCGATCTTCTATTCTTCACCGATGCCGATGTAGAAATTCACCCCGTAACAGTTCCGAGAATTATCTATGCCTTCCAGGAGTCTCCCGAGTTATCAGCCTTGATTGGCTCCTATGATGACTCGCCTGGTGCAGAGAACTTTTTGTCACAGTACAAGAATCTGTTTCATCATTACACGCATCAGACCTCCTCTGAAGAAGCTTCTACCTTCTGGGGCGCATGTGGAGCCATCAGGAAGGATATTTTCTTATCGTTAGGCGGATTCACAGAAAGCTATCAAAAGCCGTGCATTGAAGACATCGAGCTGGGGTATCGTTTGCGTCAAGCAGGCCATAGGATTGCTCTGTGCAAGCACATTCAAGTGAAGCACCTTAAAAAATGGACGCCTTTTACACTTCTAAGAGCGGAAGTTTTTTATCGCGCTCTGCCCTGGATGGCACTACTACTCAAAATTCGTCAGGATCATCCGCAGCAGTATCGCCGATTTGCTAGCGACCTGAATCTGAAATGGTCTAGTCGCCTCAGCGTGCTGCTAGTTGCATGTCTATGCCTGTCTGCTGTCCTCTCTGTACAATGGTCAGTCCTAATAAGCATCGCACTCTTATCTGGGCTCTTACTCTTAGCAATCAACTGGTCTGTCTATCGCTTCTTCTATCGAAAAAGAGGCTTTTGGTTTGCGTTGGGCGTTGTGCCTTGGCATTGGCTATATTTTCTGTATAGTGGTTTAGCCTTTATCGTTGGTGTGAGTCGACATCATCTGGCTCGTCATATGCCTGCTAGACAAATGAGCCCGACCTAA
- the pdeM gene encoding ligase-associated DNA damage response endonuclease PdeM, which produces MKTLRSNEIYINGLRLRLLDDRALYLPDMQALLVSDVHLGKAETFQSLGIPITSQMNEENLDRLRSLCYQTNPKHLFVLGDLFHSEQSLVPEVLTGLDTFLRRTRANVTLIVGNHDRKLVSMLPPLPMDCQIEAVTLGPLLLSHEPACNHAAKLNVCGHVHPVVKLRSRTDSLRLPCFFVEHRQKRLTLPSFGEFTGGYEVPLDTNTCAYIACEGSAIAFNAATASIT; this is translated from the coding sequence ATGAAGACTCTACGCTCAAATGAGATCTATATCAACGGGTTGCGGCTACGGCTATTGGATGATAGGGCCTTATACTTACCCGATATGCAAGCTTTACTCGTTTCAGATGTGCATTTAGGCAAGGCGGAAACGTTCCAGTCTCTGGGAATTCCGATTACGAGCCAGATGAACGAAGAGAATTTAGATAGACTTCGATCGCTGTGCTATCAAACCAACCCTAAGCATCTGTTTGTGTTAGGGGATCTATTTCATTCCGAACAGTCACTTGTCCCTGAGGTGCTAACTGGCTTAGATACTTTCCTTAGGCGCACCAGGGCAAACGTCACTTTGATTGTCGGTAATCATGATCGCAAACTTGTTTCAATGCTGCCCCCGCTACCAATGGATTGCCAGATAGAAGCGGTTACGCTAGGCCCGCTTTTGCTTAGCCACGAACCAGCGTGTAATCACGCCGCTAAGCTGAACGTTTGTGGCCATGTCCACCCAGTCGTAAAACTGCGATCGCGTACTGATAGCCTTCGACTCCCCTGCTTCTTCGTAGAACATAGGCAAAAACGGCTGACGCTACCGTCCTTTGGTGAATTCACCGGTGGATATGAAGTTCCCTTAGATACGAATACCTGTGCTTACATTGCTTGTGAAGGAAGTGCGATCGCCTTCAATGCGGCTACCGCTAGCATCACGTGA
- the crtL gene encoding lycopene beta cyclase, whose product MADVADVLIIGSGPAGLFLAAELAQRGLDVKGLSPVDSAAPWPNTYGIWADELKALGINECLEHRWQNTVAYMGKKTIPLKRDYGLIDREKLQGHWLQQGAHYGVSWHRGKAVAVTHSAKRSEVTDENGTTYQARLVVDTSGHNPALIKRVPAVKPVAYQAAYGVVGRFSAPPVEPEQMVLMDYRDDFLPASEKQLPPTFLYAMDLGNDVYFVEETSLAHVPGISMASLEQRLHRRLAHRGVRITESHHIERCFFPMNMPLPDLTQAVVGFGGSASMVHPATGYMQGAMLRRGPDLANAIARRLGDSSATPVEVASAAWQVLWSEDRLRKHYLYTFGLENLMAFKTPELQQFFTTFFELDQSQWAGFLADTSTLPEIVQAMLVLFGRTSNPVRWGLFSSVFSHGNLLRRTITA is encoded by the coding sequence ATGGCGGACGTAGCGGACGTGTTGATAATTGGCTCGGGGCCAGCAGGGCTGTTTCTAGCAGCAGAACTAGCCCAGCGAGGATTGGACGTAAAGGGGCTAAGCCCCGTTGATTCAGCAGCCCCTTGGCCCAACACCTACGGTATCTGGGCAGATGAACTAAAAGCACTAGGAATAAACGAATGCCTAGAACATCGCTGGCAGAACACCGTAGCCTATATGGGCAAGAAGACAATTCCACTCAAAAGAGACTACGGGCTAATCGATCGAGAAAAGCTACAGGGGCACTGGCTACAGCAGGGCGCTCATTATGGTGTCAGCTGGCATCGGGGTAAGGCAGTAGCAGTTACCCATAGCGCTAAGCGATCAGAAGTAACAGACGAGAATGGTACGACTTATCAGGCCAGGCTGGTCGTCGATACTAGTGGACACAACCCTGCTTTGATTAAGCGCGTGCCTGCAGTCAAGCCAGTTGCCTACCAGGCTGCCTATGGCGTTGTTGGACGGTTTTCTGCACCGCCCGTTGAGCCAGAACAGATGGTGTTGATGGATTATCGGGACGATTTTCTACCCGCATCTGAAAAACAATTGCCGCCAACATTTTTATATGCCATGGATTTGGGCAATGATGTCTACTTTGTCGAAGAAACCTCTTTAGCGCATGTACCGGGGATTTCAATGGCAAGCTTAGAGCAGCGACTGCATCGGCGGCTAGCACATAGGGGGGTGAGGATAACAGAAAGTCACCATATAGAGCGCTGTTTTTTTCCGATGAATATGCCACTGCCAGATCTAACCCAGGCGGTAGTTGGCTTTGGTGGATCGGCCAGTATGGTACACCCGGCAACGGGCTATATGCAAGGCGCGATGCTTAGGCGAGGACCAGATTTAGCAAACGCGATCGCCCGTAGGCTAGGTGATTCTAGCGCTACTCCAGTAGAGGTTGCTAGCGCCGCCTGGCAAGTGCTTTGGTCAGAAGACAGATTGCGTAAGCACTATCTCTATACGTTCGGGCTAGAAAACCTAATGGCGTTCAAGACCCCAGAGCTACAGCAGTTTTTCACCACTTTCTTTGAGCTAGACCAGTCGCAGTGGGCGGGCTTTTTGGCAGATACTTCCACCTTGCCTGAAATTGTTCAGGCCATGCTAGTGCTGTTTGGCCGAACGTCTAATCCAGTACGATGGGGACTGTTTAGCTCTGTGTTTAGTCATGGCAATCTACTACGCCGAACCATCACAGCCTGA